In Streptomyces sp. NBC_00683, the DNA window CGGGGGCGGGCGACGTGCGGCAGACCACGAGGACCAGGTCGCACTGCGTGCCGCCGGTGATGAAGGTCTTGGCGCCGTTCAGGACGTAGTGGGTTCCGTCGCCGGAGAGCTTCGCCGAGGTCCGGATGCCGGCCAGGTCCGAACCGGTACCGGGTTCCGTCATCGCGATGGAGAGCATGGTGTCGCCGGACACGCAGCCGGGGACCCAGCGCCGCTTCTGCTCCTCGGTCCCGAAGTGCAGCAGGTACGGCAGGATGATGTTGGCGTGCGTCATCGCGGTGCCGACCGTGGCTCCGGCCCGGGCGACCTCCTCCGCGAAGACGGCACCGAAGTGGTGGCCGGTCTCGGCGCCGCCGCCGTACTCCTCGGGAACCTCGATACCGAGGATGCCGAGCTCGCCGAGCTTGCGGTAGAAGTCGCGCGAGACGGCCTTGGCCGCCACCCAGTCCTGCAGGTGCGGGACCGCCTCCTTGGCCAGGAACTCCTTGACCACCGCCCGGAAGGCCTCGTGCTCCTCGTTGAATACCGTGCGCGGCATGCCTGCCTCTTTCTGCATCTCGGGTTAGCCGGGGTTCACTTTCATACCCTCATAGGCATACTGTCAAGGGATGACGACCCGTGGACGTATGGGTTAGCTTGAAATAACTTAATGGTGACCCTCACCCCCGCTACCAGGAGCAGCCCATGCGTGACGCAGTGATCGTCGATGCCGTACGAACCCCCGTCGGCAAGCGCGGCGGTTCCCTCTCCGGGATCCACGCCGTCGATCTCTCCGCCCATGTCCTGACCGCCCTCGCGGAGCGCAACGGCCTCGATCCCGGCGCTGTCGACGATGTCGTCTGGGGCACCGTCTCCCAGGTCGGCGAGCAGGCCGGTGTCGTCGGCAGGTTCGCGGCCCTTGCCGCCGGCTGGCCGGAGTCCGTGCCCGGCGTCTCCGTGTCCCGCGCCTGCGGCTCCTCGCAGCAGTCCGTGCACTTCGCCGCAGGCCTCGTCACGGCCGGCCAGTACGACATCGCCGTCGCCGGCGGCGTCGAGTCGATGAGCCGGGTACCGATGGGCTCGGCCCGCAGCGTTCCGGCGGCCGGCGAGGCGTACGGACCTCTGGCGCTTAACCGCTACTTCCCGGACGGCGAGGGCGAGTTCGACCAGGGAGTCGGCGCCGAGATGATCGCCGAGCTGTACGGCCTGAGCCGCGCACAGCTCGACCAGCACGCCCTGGACTCGCACGAGCGGGCCGCCCGCGCCATCGACGAGGGGCGCTTCGCCACCCAGATCACGCCCGTCCGCGTCACGGACGCGGACGGCACCACGCGTGTCTTCGACACCGACGAGGGTGTACGGCGCGGCTCGACCCTGGAAAAGCTCGCCACGCTGAAGACGCCCTTCAAGGCGGACGGTGTGGTGAGCGCCGGCAACTCCTCGCAGATCTCCGACGGGGCGGCCGCGCTCCTCATCACCACCGGTGAGATCGCGCGGCAGAACGGCTGGACCCCGATCGCCCGGGTGCACACGGCGGTGCTCGCCGGCTGCGACCCGGTCACCATGGCGCTCGGCCCCGCCCCTGCCACCGCGAAGGCGCTCAAGCGCTCGGGCCTGTCGATCGGCGACATCGGGGCGTTCGAGATCAACGAGGCCTTCGCCCCGGTCACCCTGGCCTGGCTGAAGGAGACCGGCGCCGACTACGGGCTGATGAACCCCAACGGCGGCGCGATGGCACTCGGCCACCCGCTCGGCGGCTCCGGTGCGCGGCTGATGACCACGCTGGTCCACCACATGCGGGACAACGGGATCCGCTACGGCCTGCAGGCGATGTGCGAGGCGGGCGGCATGGCCAACGCGACGATTCTCGAACTTCTCTGACGCCTCACCGGTCGGCCGCCCGGTGCCTCGCCGGTCGGCCGCCCGGCGCCGGAGAGGTACCGACGCCGCGCCTGAGGCGCTCCGGCCGGTCTTCTGCGTGATGATGGACGGGAAGTCATCGCCGCAGAAGACATGAGCCGGTACCGTGCCGCAGATCCGGCTCGAAAGGGGCGGCAGCCATGCGTACCTCCGGAACGAAGAGATCGGCCGCCGCCGCACTCGCCGCGCTCACGCTCGTCCTGACGGCGGCCTGCGGCAGCTCGGGCGGTGGGAGCACAACTCCCACGACGGGATCCGCGCAGCGCGCCCACGTCCTCGCCGTGAAGATCGACAACGTGGCCCCGGCCCGGCCGCCGACCGGACTCGAGAAGGCCGACATCGTCTACGTGGAGCAGGTGGAGGCCGGCCTCAGCCGCATACTCGCGGCCTACTCCTCCGACGTGCCGCCCGTCATCGGCCCCGTACGCAGCGCTCGCGAAACGGACCTGGAGCTGCTCCGGCAGTTCGACGAGCCCACGCTCGCGTACTCGGGCGCCCAGTCCGCACTACGGCCGTCGATCGAGGCGGCGCCCCTCGACGCGCTGCCGCCGTCGAAGGCACCGGACGCCTACTTCCGCAGCGGGGACCGCGCCGCGCCGCACAATCTGTACCTGCGCCCGGCGAAGATCCCGCACGCCCCGACCGGGGTGAACGCGGCCGAGGACATCGGGCTCCGCTTCGCCGCGCCGCCCCCGGGCGGCACGCCCGTCAGCGGGCGCACGGTGTCGTACCCGTCGGCGCGGTTCACCTTCACCTGGTCCGCGGACCGGGACCAGTGGCTGGTGAGCATGGACGGCACCCCGGCCCGTACGGCCTCCGGTGAACGGCTCGGAGCGGCCACAGTGGTCCTGCAGGACGTGGACGTGCAGGATTCCCGATTCCGGGACCGAGGGGGAAACACCTCGCCCTTCAGCGCGACCGTGGGTTCCGGCTCGGCGGCCGTCCTGCGTGACGGCAAGTCGTACGACGTGGCTTGGGAGCGGAACACCGCCGAGTCGGCGACCGGCTACACCACCGAGGACGGCGAGCCGATGACGTTCGCGACCGGCCAGGTCTGGATCGTGCTCGTACCGAAGTGACGCCGGGCCGCCGGAGTCCGCGCGTGCGGACTCAGGCGGCCCCGGTGACGGCGAAGCGGGCTCGGGCTCGGGCTCAGGCTCGGGCTCGGGCTCGGGCTCAAGCGATGTCGATGATCGTGCGCAGTGCCTCGCCGGTGTGCATCTGGCGGATGGCCTCGTTGATGTCCGTGAGCGGCACGTGGTGCGTGATCATGGACTCCAGGTCGATACGGCCCGCCCGCCACAGGTCGATGATCGTGGCGTAGGTGCGGCGGATGTCGTCGCCCCCGTAGAACGAAGGCAGGATCGACTTCTCGCTCATGACCAGCTCCGCCATGCTGATGTCGGGCAGGTCCGTACGGGAGCCGGCGCCGACCAGGCAGACCGTACCGCCGAGGCGGGTCGCGTCGTACGCGGCGCGCAGCGTGGTGGACCTGCCGACCGCCTCGAAGGCGTAGTCGAAGCCGAAGCCGCCCGTGAGGCGCTTGACGGCCTCGGGCAGGTCCTCCGGGGCGATGGCCTCGGTGGCGCCGAACCTCAGTGACATCTCACGGCGGTTGGCGGTCGGGTCGACGGCGATGATCCGCGCGGCACCGGCGACCTTCGCACCCTGAAGGATGCTGATGCCGACGCCGCCCAGGCCGATCACGACGACCGAGGAACCGGGCTTCACCTTGGCGGTGTTGAGGGCCGCGCCGATGCCGGTGGTGACGCCGCAGCCGATCAGGGCGGCGATCTCGTACGGAACGTCGTCGGGGATCGGGATCGCCGCGTACGCCGCGATCACGGTCTCCTCGGCGAAGGTGCCGGCACCCAGCATGCCGGGGACGATCGTCTCGCCGTCCTTGAAGTTCGGGTTGGCGAGGTTGCGGTATCCGCTGCGGCACATGTGGCCCTCGCCCGCCTTGCAGGAGGGGCATCTGTCGCAGGGGGGCATCCAGCAGACGATGACGCGGTCGCCGGGCTTGACGTGCGTGACGCCCTCGCCGACCTCCAGCACCTCGCCGGCGCCCTCGTGGCCGGGGACGAACGGCGCGGGGTGGGTGAGCACCCCGCTCATGGCCGATACGTCGGAGTGGCACAGGCCGGCCTTGTGCATCTTGACCCGGACCCGGCCGGGGCCGAAGGAGACGGTCTCGACGTCCTTGACGTCCAGGGTCCCGTCGCCTGTCTTGTGCAGGATCGCTGCGTGCATCACATGCTCCTCGGGTGTGCTGGGGAATTCAGGCCTTGGCCGGGGCGGGCAGGTTGACGGTCTTGTACTCGAAGTAGGCGGCGAGTCCCTCGGGGCCGAACTCGCGGCCGATACCGGAGTTCTTGTACCCGCCGAAGGGGGCGGCCAGGTCGAGGCGGAAGCCGTTGACCGTGATGGTGCCGGTACGCACCTGGCGGGCGACCTCGGTGGCACGCTCCGCGTCGGCGCCGAACACGGCGCCGGACAAACCGAATTCGGAATCGTTGGCGAGGGCGACGGCCTCGTCCTGGGTCTCGTAGCGGATGAGGCAGACGACCGGGCCGAAAATCTCCTCCCGGGCGATCCGCATGTCGTTGGTGACGTCCCCGAACAGGGTCGGCTCGACGTACCAGCCGGTGGTCCGGCCCTCCGGGATGCCACCGCCGGTGAGGACCTTGGCGCCCTCCTCCTGGCCGATACGGATGTAGTCGAGGTTCCGCTGCTGCTGGTCCTTCGTCACCATCGGACCGACGACGGACGCCGGGTCGGACGGGTCGCCGACCTCGAGCCCGGCGAAGGCACCCGTCAGTACGGCGGCCACCTCGTCGTAGCGGGAGGCGGGCACCAGGACGCGGGTGAGCGCGACACAGGCTTGGCCGCTGTTGGCGGCGCAGGTCCCGCCGACGATCGCGGGCACGGCGACCGACAGGTCCGCGTCGTCCAGCAGGATCGCGGCGGACTTGCCGCCGAGCTCCAGGGAGACCCGGGTCAGGTTCTGCGCGGCCGCGGCCATGATGGCCTTGCCCGCGCCGACCGAACCGGTGAAGGCGACCTTGTCGATGCCCGGGTGCGCCACCAGGTGGGCCCCCGTCTCTCGGCCTGCGGGCAGCACACTGAGCACGCCCGCGGGCAGCCCGGCGTCGGCGCACAGCTCGGCCAGCCAGTTGGCGTCGAGCGGCGTCTCCGGAGACGGCTTGAGGATGACGGTGCAGCCCGCGAGCAGCGCCGGGGCGAGCTTGCCCGCGATGGTCAGCTGCGGAACGTTCCACGGGGTGATGGCGGCGACCACGCCCACGGGCTCCCGGCGCACCAGGACCGGACCGCCGGTGCCCTGGCGCTCGTCCTCCTCCTTGAACTGCGCGGCGGCGGCGAGCGCCGTCGCGAAGACCCCGACGGCGGACAGGGCCTGGCCGCGGACCGAGAACAGGATCGGCGAGCCGTTCTGCAGGGTGACCAGCTCGGCGAGTTCCTGGTGCCGAGCGGCCAGGGCGTCCTTGATCCGGGTGACGACCTCGATGCGCCCGGCGATCGGCATCCGGGGCCACGGCCCCTTGTCGAAGGCTTCGCGGGCGGCGGCGACGGCCCTGTCCGCGTCCTCCGGGGTGGCGTGCGGGACGCGCCCGACGACCTGCTCGCTGTGCGGCGAGACCACCTCGATGATGTCGTCGCCCGCGGGCTCGGTCCACTCGCCGCCGATGAAGAGCTTGCGGTATTCCACGATGTCGGTCATGTGCGGAGTCCTCGCTTCGTTGCGATGGCGATGTGGGCCGGGTGTCCGGGGCACGACGCGGGCCATGAGATCTCCCGGTGGCTGCCGAAGTGAACAGGCACTGCTATGCCGGATCGGCACGACAGCCCGAGACCGAAGGCAGTGGAAGCCTCAAAACTCGGTAACAACCTGAACAGGTCCGAGACACGCCAACGTCAGCGTAGAGCCCGGTCACCCATAAGTTAATTCACGCTAACGTCGATGTCCATAGCGTCGGTCTCCGGTACGCGGTCTCCGGTACGCGGTCTCCGGCACGTGGTCTCTAGTACGTGTAGAAGCCCCGCCCCGACTTACGGCCCAGCGCGCCGGCGGCGACCATCCGGCGCAGCAGCGGCGGCGGCGCGTACAGGGGCTCCTTGTACTCCTCGTACATCGACTCCGCGATGGACTGTGCGGTGTCCAGACCGATGAGGTCGAGCAGCCGCAGCGGTCCCATGGGATGCGCACACCCCAGGACCATGCCGTTGTCGATGTCCTCGGCGGAGGCGACCCCGGACTCCAGCATCCTCACCGCGGACACGAGGTAGGGGATGAGCAGGGCGTTCACGACGAACCCCGCGCGGTCGCGGGCGCGCACCACGGTCTTGCCGAGCCTGGCCGCGGCGAAGGCGGCCACCTGCTCGGTCACCTCGGGCGACGTGAGCTGGGTGGGGATGATCTCCACCAGGCGCTGCACCGGAACGGGATTGAAGAAGTGGACGCCGACGACCTGTTGAGGGCGGCCGGTGACGGCGGCGAGGTCGATGATCGGGATCGAGGAGGTGTTGGAGGCAATGACCACGTCCTCGGATCCCAGCACCTCGTCCAGCCGCCGAAAGACCTCGGTCTTCGCGTCCCGCTGCTCGGCGACCGCCTCGATGACCAGATCACGGTCGGCGAACACGGCGAGGTCGACGGTGAACGAGAGCCTGCCGAGGGATTGTTCACGTTCCGGCTCGGTCAGTTTCCCGCTGCGGAGTCCGCGGTCGAGCGAGGCAGTGATCCGTGACCGCCCCGCCGCCAGGGCTTCCGGAGTGCGTTCGGCCACCAGGACGTCGAGTCCGGCGCGTGCGCACACCTCGGCTATCCCTGCCCCCATGAGGCCGCAGCCCACGACCCCGATCCTGCTGAACTCACGCATTCTCCATGTCCCTTCTCGATGCTGAGGCGTTCGGGCCCCGGCCGGACCGGTGGTTCGGCGCCACTGCTCGTGCACGACTGCGCCGACTGGGCCGAGGACGACGACCTCACCGGTACACAGGTCGGCACCGGACGCAGCGCGCACGCGTGCGCCGTGGGACCCACACCTGTTCGCTGTACTCGGACTCGAGGTCCCTCGGTGCGCACACAGCGCACAGGAGGCGTCGGAAGGACGTCGAGCCGCAGAAGCGGCAACGCTGATGGTTGAGACCGGTCTTCTCGTGCACCGCCGCAGCGGTACCGCTGCGGGCCGGGACGCATGTCGCCCCGGCACTCGGCCGGTGAGCCCCGCGCGGTCGCGCGGCGTTTCCGCACCATAGGGCACCGAGTGCAGAGCAGTAAAGGTACTGAGTTCCCTCTACGGGATCAGCCCTCGCCGAGGGCGGACTCGATCTGCTGCACGACGCGCCACATCGGGGCACCCTTCGGGGCGACCATCACCACCACTTCGCCCTGCACCTCTCGACCCCCGGCGAGCCGGTCGGACGCCTCCCCCCACACGTCACGCACCAGGCCGAGGGCGCTGTCCACGGCGATGTCGGCATCCCCCACACCGCCCGAACGGAGCCATGACCGCAGCGCGTTGTTGTGCGCGGCCACGACCGCGGCGGCGACCACGTCGGCCCGCAGCCCGCCCTCGGGCACCCCGGCCCAGCGCCCGCGAAGATAGGCGGCCAATGTCCGTTCGTACCGGCGCACGACAGACTGCTCGTACATACGCAGTCCCGGAACCTCACGCGTCAGGCCGTAACGCTGCACGGAGAACTCGGGGTTCGCCGCGTACATCCGCATGACGAGCCGCGCGGCGTCGCACACCGCACCGACGGGATCGGGATCCTCGCGCCCGTCCAGGAGAGCGGTCATGTCGGCCAGGCAGCGCTCGTGGTCGGGGAAGACCGCATCCTCCTTCGACGGGAAGTACCGGAAGAACGAACGACGCCCCACGCCCGCACGCGCAACGATGTCGTCCACCGTGGTCCGCTCGAAGCCGCGCTCCAGGAACAGCTGGAAGGCCGCCTCGGCCAGCGCCTCACGCATCGGCACCTTGACGGGGGACTTCGCGGAGTCCGGTTCGGCTGCCGCCTTGCGTCGCCTGCGCGCTTCAGTCATGCGGGGAACGTAACACCGGAACGCAGGTATTGGCACTACGTACCTTGCACGAGGGTACTGAGTGCCATATTGTCGATTCCACGAACCGCATCAGCTAGGAGAGCCGGCGTGAGCTTGAGGATCGTTGTCTGTGTGAAGTACGTGCCCGACGCCACCGGCGACCGGCACTTCGCCGATGACCTGACCCTGGACCGTGACGACGTCGACGGTCTGCTGTCGGAGCTGGACGAGTACGCGGTCGAGCAGGCGCTGCAGATCGCCGACGAGGCGGACGACGCGGAGATCACCGTGCTGACGGTGGGTCCCGAGGATGCCAAGGACGCGCTGCGCAAGGCGCTGTCGATGGGTGCGGACAAGGCCGTCCACGTCGAGGACGACGACCTGCACG includes these proteins:
- a CDS encoding DUF3048 domain-containing protein; amino-acid sequence: MRTSGTKRSAAAALAALTLVLTAACGSSGGGSTTPTTGSAQRAHVLAVKIDNVAPARPPTGLEKADIVYVEQVEAGLSRILAAYSSDVPPVIGPVRSARETDLELLRQFDEPTLAYSGAQSALRPSIEAAPLDALPPSKAPDAYFRSGDRAAPHNLYLRPAKIPHAPTGVNAAEDIGLRFAAPPPGGTPVSGRTVSYPSARFTFTWSADRDQWLVSMDGTPARTASGERLGAATVVLQDVDVQDSRFRDRGGNTSPFSATVGSGSAAVLRDGKSYDVAWERNTAESATGYTTEDGEPMTFATGQVWIVLVPK
- a CDS encoding zinc-binding dehydrogenase → MHAAILHKTGDGTLDVKDVETVSFGPGRVRVKMHKAGLCHSDVSAMSGVLTHPAPFVPGHEGAGEVLEVGEGVTHVKPGDRVIVCWMPPCDRCPSCKAGEGHMCRSGYRNLANPNFKDGETIVPGMLGAGTFAEETVIAAYAAIPIPDDVPYEIAALIGCGVTTGIGAALNTAKVKPGSSVVVIGLGGVGISILQGAKVAGAARIIAVDPTANRREMSLRFGATEAIAPEDLPEAVKRLTGGFGFDYAFEAVGRSTTLRAAYDATRLGGTVCLVGAGSRTDLPDISMAELVMSEKSILPSFYGGDDIRRTYATIIDLWRAGRIDLESMITHHVPLTDINEAIRQMHTGEALRTIIDIA
- a CDS encoding thiolase family protein, whose protein sequence is MRDAVIVDAVRTPVGKRGGSLSGIHAVDLSAHVLTALAERNGLDPGAVDDVVWGTVSQVGEQAGVVGRFAALAAGWPESVPGVSVSRACGSSQQSVHFAAGLVTAGQYDIAVAGGVESMSRVPMGSARSVPAAGEAYGPLALNRYFPDGEGEFDQGVGAEMIAELYGLSRAQLDQHALDSHERAARAIDEGRFATQITPVRVTDADGTTRVFDTDEGVRRGSTLEKLATLKTPFKADGVVSAGNSSQISDGAAALLITTGEIARQNGWTPIARVHTAVLAGCDPVTMALGPAPATAKALKRSGLSIGDIGAFEINEAFAPVTLAWLKETGADYGLMNPNGGAMALGHPLGGSGARLMTTLVHHMRDNGIRYGLQAMCEAGGMANATILELL
- a CDS encoding aldehyde dehydrogenase: MTDIVEYRKLFIGGEWTEPAGDDIIEVVSPHSEQVVGRVPHATPEDADRAVAAAREAFDKGPWPRMPIAGRIEVVTRIKDALAARHQELAELVTLQNGSPILFSVRGQALSAVGVFATALAAAAQFKEEDERQGTGGPVLVRREPVGVVAAITPWNVPQLTIAGKLAPALLAGCTVILKPSPETPLDANWLAELCADAGLPAGVLSVLPAGRETGAHLVAHPGIDKVAFTGSVGAGKAIMAAAAQNLTRVSLELGGKSAAILLDDADLSVAVPAIVGGTCAANSGQACVALTRVLVPASRYDEVAAVLTGAFAGLEVGDPSDPASVVGPMVTKDQQQRNLDYIRIGQEEGAKVLTGGGIPEGRTTGWYVEPTLFGDVTNDMRIAREEIFGPVVCLIRYETQDEAVALANDSEFGLSGAVFGADAERATEVARQVRTGTITVNGFRLDLAAPFGGYKNSGIGREFGPEGLAAYFEYKTVNLPAPAKA
- a CDS encoding 3-hydroxybutyryl-CoA dehydrogenase → MREFSRIGVVGCGLMGAGIAEVCARAGLDVLVAERTPEALAAGRSRITASLDRGLRSGKLTEPEREQSLGRLSFTVDLAVFADRDLVIEAVAEQRDAKTEVFRRLDEVLGSEDVVIASNTSSIPIIDLAAVTGRPQQVVGVHFFNPVPVQRLVEIIPTQLTSPEVTEQVAAFAAARLGKTVVRARDRAGFVVNALLIPYLVSAVRMLESGVASAEDIDNGMVLGCAHPMGPLRLLDLIGLDTAQSIAESMYEEYKEPLYAPPPLLRRMVAAGALGRKSGRGFYTY
- a CDS encoding TetR family transcriptional regulator is translated as MTEARRRRKAAAEPDSAKSPVKVPMREALAEAAFQLFLERGFERTTVDDIVARAGVGRRSFFRYFPSKEDAVFPDHERCLADMTALLDGREDPDPVGAVCDAARLVMRMYAANPEFSVQRYGLTREVPGLRMYEQSVVRRYERTLAAYLRGRWAGVPEGGLRADVVAAAVVAAHNNALRSWLRSGGVGDADIAVDSALGLVRDVWGEASDRLAGGREVQGEVVVMVAPKGAPMWRVVQQIESALGEG